From a single Lolium rigidum isolate FL_2022 chromosome 7, APGP_CSIRO_Lrig_0.1, whole genome shotgun sequence genomic region:
- the LOC124677664 gene encoding uncharacterized protein LOC124677664: MATPADGAAYWLRWEVFACGALIAVPTALAAALLPRLRRPVPPLRATDLWVPCWSRLHPAWLLAYRAFALAAAAALLGRNVASHGLTVFFFYTQWTFLLVTIYFALATAISAHGCWVYSKKASRKADESHGFLNVDVENRDLSGQSKRDEIDKVKSYYEEIANEKRAAFWGHCMQIIYQASAGATMLTDVTFWGLLVPFFYRNKFGLALVTDGMHSLNFVFLLIDTLLNNMPFPWYRIAFFVFWSCSYVTFQWVLHASQALSWWPYPFLDLASSGAPLWYLGMAIAHVPCFTLYWLVVKGKQAYFPRLFPRACVRTSN, from the exons ATGGCGACGCCGGCGGACGGCGCCGCGTACTGGCTGCGGTGGGAGGTGTTCGCGTGCGGCGCGCTCATCGCGGTCCCCACGGCGCTCGCCGCCGCGCTGCTGCCGCGGCTGCGGAGGCCCGTGCCgccgctccgcgccaccgacctcTGGGTGCCCTGCTGGTCGCGCCTCCACCCGGCCTGGCTCCTCGCCTACCGCGCCttcgcgctcgccgccgccgccgcgctgctcgGCCGCAACGTCGCGTCCCACGGCCTCACCGTCTTCTTCTTCTACACGCA GTGGACCTTTTTATTAGTCACCATATATTTTGCG TTGGCGACTGCTATATCTGCTCATGGATGTTGGGTGTACTCAAAGAAAGCCTCGAGAAAAGCTGATGAATCCCATGGTTTTCTTAATGTTGATGTCGAAAACCGTGACCTTTCTGGACAAAGTAAAAGAGATGAGATAGACAAGGTGAAAAGCTATTATGAAGAAATAGCAAATGAGAAAAGAGCTGCGTTCTGGGGACATTGCATGCAAATCATCTACCAG GCTAGTGCAGGAGCGACAATGTTGACTGATGTGACATTCTGGGGACTCCTTGTGCCATTCTTTTACCGTAATAAGTTCGGGCTTGCCCTG GTCACTGACGGCATGCACTCTCTTAATTTTGTTTTTCTactcatcgacacacttctcaaCAATATG CCTTTTCCCTGGTACCGCATTGCTTTCTTCGTATTCTGGAGCTGCTCCTATGTAACCTTCCAGTGGGTCCTGCATGCTTCCCAGGCTTTATCCTG GTGGCCTTACCCATTTCTCGACCTTGCATCGTCCGGGGCTCCTCTGTG GTACCTCGGCATGGCCATTGCTCATGTTCCTTGCTTCACTCTATACTGGTTGGTCGTCAAGGGGAAGCAGGCTTACTTCCCAAGGCTGTTCCCTCGTGCTTGTGTGAGAACAAGTAACTAG
- the LOC124675932 gene encoding 30S ribosomal protein S9, mitochondrial-like, producing the protein MLLRRLLHPSHHLRRGLQTLTTTTNAAAPSPSSAPLPFRRLPARFLSPRFLSTSGGGDDDTRNPWAFTAESGDPDPFADVDPVAAAPGEAPVGSSAAAEDTWAKDFGAEDGEKGGDVFEEIFKDAAAAAPAARNAAPAEDVEPWTIDLEDEKDDPFAAAVMDDEVAGIGGEAAEIEELVAGGDEDAERQREESKAREQQLMETLKGPDRAFGDLVSASGITEDMIDSLILLKDARGVPGLPPLSEIQDRAIQKMNATSSRAEVERQLQEEIAKARVRQVDEQGRAYGTGKRKCSIARVWIQPGDGKFVVNEKQFDAYFPILDHRADLLRPFTVTKTLGLWDVTCTVKGGGVSGQVGAVRLGISRALQNWEPGLRPYLKSAGYLTRDSRVVERKKPGKAKARKSFQWVKR; encoded by the exons ATgctgctccgccgcctcctccacccgtCCCACCACCTCCGCCGCGGCCTCCAGACCCTAACCACgaccaccaacgccgccgccccCTCTCCCTCCTCCGCCCCTCTCCCATTCCGCCGTCTCCCCGCCCGCTTCCTCTCCCCGCGGTTCCTCTccacctccggcggcggcgacgacgacaccAGAAACCCGTGGGCCTTCACGGCGGAGTCCGGCGATCCGGACCCCTTCGCCGATGTGGATCCCGTCGCCGCAGCTCCCGGCGAAGCGCCAGTAGGGTCGAGCGCTGCTGCCGAGGACACGTGGGCCAAGGACTTCGGCGCGGAGGACGGCGAGAAGGGCGGCGACGTGTTCGAGGAGATCTTCAAGGACGCGGCCGCAGCAGCGCCGGCCGCCAGAAATGCGGCCCCGGCCGAGGATGTCGAGCCGTGGACGATCGATTTGGAGGATGAGAAGGACGATCCGTTCGCCGCGGCTGTGATGGATGACGAGGTTGCCGGGATCGGAGGCGAGGCTGCTGAGATCGAGGAGCTTGTTGCTGGGGGAGACGAAGATGCGGAGCGTCAGCGGGAGGAGAGCAAGGCGAGGGAGCAGCAGCTCATGGAGACCCTCAAAG GTCCGGATCGTGCATTTGGGGATCTCGTTTCCGCCTCTGGGATTACGGAGGATATGATTGACAGTTTGATCCTCTTGAAGGATGCCAGAGGGGTACCTGGATTGCCTCCCCTAAGCGAAATACAAGATAGAGCTATCCAGAAAATGAACGCGACTTCAAGCAGAGCTGAAGTAGAACGCCAACTGCAAGAGGAGATAGCTAAGGCACGTGTAAGACAAGTTGATGAGCAAGGAAGGGCTTATGGAACAGGTAAAAGGAAGTGCAGCATTGCTCGTGTTTGGATTCAGCCTGGTGATGGCAAGTTCGTTGTCAATGAGAAGCAGTTCGATGCTTACTTCCCGATTTTGGACCACCGAGCTGATCTTCTACGACCATTTACCGTGACCAAGACGTTGGGGCTTTGGGATGTTACTTGTACTGTGAAAGGTGGTGGTGTCTCAG GGCAAGTTGGAGCTGTGCGTCTAGGGATCAGCAGGGCTTTGCAGAATTGGGAGCCAGGACTGCGTCCATATCTCAAATCAG CTGGATATTTAACCAGAGATTCGCGCGTGGTTGAAAGGAAGAAGCCCGGAAAGGCGAAGGCAAGAAAGAGCTTCCAATGGGTCAAGCGGTAA
- the LOC124675831 gene encoding uncharacterized protein LOC124675831: MATATATQQALPDEILEEIFLRLPTAADLARAAVACSSFRSVITDHSFLRRFRRLHPPPLLGIISTASFLPAQPPHPSAAAARTLANADFSCSFLPSRERWQRHDFRDGRALMAGVPEGSTVAANDYDPRFLDMDFAVCDPLHRRYVLLPPIPGDLTALVDQPDILDVERFLSPSGEDDEEYASFVVMCLVECRAKLVLFVFSSGVGQWQAITYASWGALIAGSVYCQLCYRYCVRGCFCWPMPEMNKMLMLDTHSMEFSSIELPPGPRTRRIVFVEAEEGRLGMFTLPDDESEFPHVLRYAVLRNDGDSPNQWQSDATISLPLGSQYKAVGVAGGYLLLQVIPEGFYSIPKPERPDLDCFTVNLRTLELEWFCGIRHTILLPELYAGFPPSLSLPTI; the protein is encoded by the coding sequence atggcgacggcgacggcgacgcagCAGGCCCTCCCGGACGAGATCCTCGAGGAAATCTTCCTCCGCCTCCCCACGGCGGCCGACCTCGCCCGCGCCGCCGTGGCCTGCTCCTCCTTCCGCAGCGTCATCACCGACCACTCgttcctccgccgcttccgccgTCTCCACCCGCCACCTCTCCTgggcatcatctccaccgcctcctttctcccgGCCCAACcgccccacccctccgccgcggcCGCCCGCACCCTGGCGAACGCCGACTTCTCTTGCTCCTTCCTCCCCTCTCGCGAGCGCTGGCAGCGGCACGACTTCCGTGACGGCCGCGCCCTCATGGCCGGCGTCCCGGAGGGAAGCACCGTCGCTGCCAACGACTACGACCCCCGGTTCTTGGACATGGACTTCGCCGTCTGCGACCCGCTGCACAGGCGCTACGTTCTGCTACCTCCGATCCCCGGCGACCTGACTGCTCTGGTCGACCAACCGGACATCCTGGATGTCGAACGCTTCCTGTCTCCTTCCGGCGAGGATGATGAGGAGTACGCCTCCTTCGTGGTCATGTGCTTGGTGGAGTGCAGAGCCAAGCTTGTGCTCTTCGTCTTCTCTTCTGGTGTCGGACAATGGCAGGCCATCACGTATGCCAGCTGGGGCGCCTTGATCGCAGGATCGGTTTATTGTCAGCTATGTTACCGCTACTGCGTGCGCGGATGCTTCTGTTGGCCGATGCCAGAGATGAACAAGATGCTCATGTTGGACACTCACAGTATGGAGTTCTCCTCCATTGAGCTCCCGCCTGGCCCCCGAACACGTCGGATTGTCTTTGTGGAGGCAGAAGAAGGAAGGCTTGGGATGTTCACTCTCCCTGATGATGAATCTGAATTTccccatgtcctccggtatgctGTGTTGCGAAACGACGGGGACAGTCCAAATCAGTGGCAATCAGATGCGACAATATCTCTGCCATTAGGTTCTCAGTATAAAGCCGTGGGTGTAGCTGGGGGATATTTGCTCCTTCAAGTGATTCCAGAAGGCTTCTACTCTATCCCTAAGCCTGAAAGGCCTGACTTGGATTGTTTCACAGTGAATCTCCGTACCTTGGAGCTTGAGTGGTTTTGTGGGATTAGGCATACCATTCTACTTCCTGAACTCTATGCTGGTTTCCCACCATCCTTGTCGCTACCAACTATTTGA